In one Vulgatibacter incomptus genomic region, the following are encoded:
- a CDS encoding CoA-binding protein, protein MIHGPDADRFLIEGDEEQIAQLVRTAKRVAVLGMKTEAHAGQPAFFVPQYLAQAGIDVIPVPVYFPEIHSILGRPIYRTIAEIPGPTLDIVDVFRRPKDIPGHVEDLLAARPRAVWFQSGIRHDEAARRLAEAGILVVQDRCLMVDHRRYARAS, encoded by the coding sequence ATGATCCACGGACCTGACGCCGACCGCTTCCTGATCGAAGGCGATGAAGAGCAGATCGCCCAGCTCGTGCGCACCGCGAAGCGGGTCGCGGTCCTCGGGATGAAGACCGAGGCCCACGCGGGCCAGCCCGCGTTCTTCGTCCCGCAGTACCTCGCCCAGGCGGGGATCGACGTGATCCCGGTCCCCGTGTACTTCCCCGAGATCCACTCGATCCTCGGGCGGCCGATCTACCGCACGATCGCAGAGATCCCCGGCCCCACGTTGGATATCGTCGACGTCTTCCGGCGGCCGAAGGACATCCCCGGCCACGTCGAAGACCTGCTCGCGGCCAGGCCCCGCGCCGTGTGGTTCCAGAGCGGGATCCGGCACGACGAGGCCGCCAGGCGCCTCGCCGAGGCGGGGATCCTCGTGGTCCAGGATCGCTGCCTCATGGTCGATCACCGCCGCTACGCGCGAGCAAGCTGA
- a CDS encoding endonuclease/exonuclease/phosphatase family protein: METKARDGAIELSVATYNIHGGIGTDDRFDLGRIAAVLDEIGADVMALQEVGDVRGRGPAGNYAAELGERLSCTAIYQPTILRGDRAYGNAILTRLPVDGSRSYDLSVRRREPRGCLRADLRLGSQPLHVFAVHLGLARSEQRAQAGMLLGADIVRDAAVAWPLVVMGDFNFWFPGPIARMVRRALIDSASKAGVRRASYPTRLPYLRLDRIYIDEAWDILDVRVHRTPLAKLASDHYPLVARLRLRAEAIVLPERTERGILA, encoded by the coding sequence ATGGAGACGAAAGCTAGAGACGGCGCCATCGAGCTCTCCGTGGCTACGTACAACATCCACGGAGGCATCGGCACCGACGATCGGTTCGACCTCGGCCGCATCGCCGCCGTCCTCGACGAGATCGGCGCCGACGTGATGGCCCTCCAGGAGGTCGGCGACGTGAGGGGGCGCGGCCCCGCCGGGAACTACGCCGCCGAGCTCGGCGAGCGGCTCTCCTGCACCGCGATCTACCAGCCCACCATCCTGCGAGGCGACCGCGCGTACGGCAACGCGATCCTCACGCGGCTCCCGGTGGACGGGAGCCGGAGCTACGATCTCTCCGTCCGACGCCGGGAGCCGCGGGGTTGCCTTCGCGCCGACCTCCGCCTGGGCTCGCAGCCGCTCCACGTCTTCGCCGTCCACCTCGGCCTCGCCCGATCCGAGCAGCGGGCCCAGGCCGGCATGCTCCTCGGCGCCGACATCGTGCGCGACGCGGCCGTGGCGTGGCCTCTCGTGGTGATGGGAGACTTCAACTTCTGGTTTCCGGGCCCGATCGCCCGCATGGTCCGCCGCGCGCTCATCGACTCCGCGTCGAAGGCCGGCGTGAGGCGCGCGAGCTACCCGACCCGCCTGCCCTATCTGCGCCTCGACCGCATCTACATCGACGAGGCCTGGGACATCCTCGACGTCCGCGTCCACCGCACCCCTCTCGCGAAGCTGGCGAGCGACCACTATCCGCTCGTCGCCAGACTCCGGCTGCGGGCCGAGGCGATCGTCCTGCCGGAGCGTACCGAGCGCGGCATCCTCGCCTGA
- a CDS encoding alkaline phosphatase family protein codes for MNHEALYEERRFSWATPPLTAWSRRGIHRRPPYAAGRRFVIVHLDGLSRATLEYALENGYMPRLASALERGEQVLARAHAGAPASTPAFQAALFYGKTGDIPGYIWHDKVRGKNVRMDSPVDCARFEASLQGPRPALLAGGSTYCSIISGDASAPCYAMSKLARGFPWLPFGCDDEMNGWDHLASIVAHTAGLTTSAGMMAATAITGAWNSAVWALQKGRLKHEPRFLLNRMLLGELAVQLTSYFTLLDIARGVPAIYSVYAGYDENAHRRGPYSYDALSELTIADERLAQIRCAIRARPELQYELYVLADHGQEPTRPIEEVLSGPNLADWILSANRSGKVEVEHAGRRASERLRRERLSALPFCHDLCAGAIRDGGGEDGKPPVVVADAGDVAHVYFTDTKRSLSLDELLARWPAQARATLECPGSGIVAVRGGRAGFAFLRGRRFDLAEPGSLEGVLPYDGERLRGYLSEMVAKPSAGDLVVFGAGVEGGDVAFAYEFGSHGGVGVGDVETFVIHPWFVDFDGPAVKGPLDLHRFFTERYLPSHGDES; via the coding sequence ATGAACCACGAGGCGTTGTACGAGGAGCGGCGGTTTTCCTGGGCGACCCCTCCTCTCACGGCCTGGAGCCGGCGGGGCATCCACCGCCGACCACCTTACGCGGCGGGCAGGCGCTTCGTAATCGTCCACCTCGACGGCCTCTCGCGAGCCACCCTCGAATACGCCCTCGAGAACGGCTACATGCCGCGGCTCGCCTCCGCCCTCGAGCGCGGAGAGCAGGTGCTCGCCAGGGCCCACGCCGGCGCACCCGCCTCCACCCCCGCCTTCCAGGCCGCGCTCTTCTACGGCAAGACCGGAGACATCCCCGGCTACATCTGGCACGACAAGGTCCGCGGCAAGAACGTCCGCATGGACAGTCCGGTCGACTGCGCCAGGTTCGAGGCCAGCCTCCAGGGCCCGCGGCCAGCCCTGCTCGCCGGTGGCTCCACCTACTGCTCGATCATCTCCGGCGACGCGAGCGCGCCCTGCTACGCCATGAGCAAGCTCGCCCGCGGCTTCCCCTGGCTCCCCTTCGGCTGCGACGACGAGATGAACGGCTGGGACCACCTGGCCTCCATCGTGGCCCACACCGCGGGCCTGACCACCAGCGCCGGCATGATGGCGGCCACCGCGATCACCGGCGCGTGGAACTCCGCCGTCTGGGCGCTGCAGAAGGGCCGCCTCAAGCACGAGCCGCGCTTCCTGCTGAACCGGATGCTCCTCGGCGAGCTGGCCGTCCAGCTCACCTCCTACTTCACGCTCCTCGATATCGCCCGCGGTGTCCCAGCCATTTACTCCGTGTATGCCGGCTACGACGAGAACGCCCACAGGCGAGGCCCCTACTCCTACGACGCGCTCTCCGAGCTCACCATCGCCGACGAGCGCCTGGCGCAGATCCGCTGCGCGATCCGCGCGAGGCCCGAGCTGCAATACGAGCTCTACGTCCTCGCCGATCACGGGCAGGAACCGACGCGGCCGATCGAGGAGGTGCTCTCCGGCCCCAACCTCGCCGACTGGATCCTCTCCGCGAATCGAAGCGGAAAGGTCGAGGTGGAGCACGCGGGGCGGCGGGCCTCCGAGAGGCTCCGCCGGGAGCGTCTCTCCGCCCTCCCCTTCTGTCACGACCTCTGCGCCGGAGCGATCCGGGACGGCGGCGGCGAGGACGGCAAGCCCCCTGTGGTGGTCGCAGACGCCGGAGATGTCGCCCACGTCTACTTCACCGACACCAAGAGATCGCTCTCCCTCGACGAGCTGCTCGCGCGCTGGCCGGCGCAGGCGCGCGCCACCCTCGAGTGCCCCGGCAGCGGCATCGTCGCGGTCCGGGGCGGCAGGGCGGGCTTCGCCTTCCTGCGCGGACGCCGCTTCGATCTCGCCGAGCCCGGCTCCCTGGAGGGCGTGCTCCCCTACGACGGCGAGAGGCTCCGAGGCTACCTGTCGGAGATGGTCGCCAAGCCCTCCGCCGGCGATCTCGTCGTCTTCGGCGCCGGCGTAGAAGGCGGCGACGTCGCCTTCGCCTACGAGTTCGGCTCCCACGGCGGCGTCGGCGTCGGCGACGTGGAGACCTTCGTGATCCACCCCTGGTTCGTGGACTTCGACGGCCCCGCCGTCAAAGGGCCGCTCGACCTCCACCGCTTCTTCACGGAGCGGTACCTGCCCTCGCATGGAGACGAAAGCTAG
- a CDS encoding SDR family oxidoreductase: MTNVHFLTGWPGFLGRRLLERLLEVDRKSTVAVLVQPRFAKDAKKELLALPRPKSSRVRMLVGDIVDMHLGLSGDEYRSLTSEVTRIFHLAAASQLAADRRALERVNVVGTRNVLELAADSPNLVRFGHVSTVQVAGDRQGVVDEAELEEGQRFRNAYEETKFRAEVIVRKAMSDLPITVFRPSTIIGDSRTGEVDRLGGPYSLALQLVTSPLRVPVPLPGDGSFPLNVVPSDFVADAMLELARKPEAVGKTFHLVDPNPMSARKVYERIAEMAGRKPLRLGLSAKASAALFRLPVIERIVGGGRTNLDHLNQIVIFNCRNTLELLDGTGIRCPPLDAYLDRLVGRVRQQVAAERTARLPEAAIDDPLAPAEPAQDSLASV; the protein is encoded by the coding sequence ATGACGAACGTACACTTCCTCACCGGCTGGCCCGGATTCCTCGGCAGGCGCCTCCTCGAGCGCCTCCTCGAGGTCGATCGAAAGTCCACGGTCGCGGTGCTCGTGCAGCCCCGCTTTGCCAAGGACGCGAAGAAGGAGCTCCTCGCCCTCCCCCGGCCCAAGTCGAGCCGCGTCCGCATGCTCGTGGGCGACATCGTCGACATGCACCTGGGGCTGTCGGGCGACGAGTATCGGAGCCTCACCTCCGAGGTCACACGGATCTTCCACCTCGCCGCGGCGAGCCAGCTCGCCGCCGACCGGCGCGCCCTCGAGAGGGTGAACGTCGTCGGCACCCGCAACGTGCTCGAGCTCGCGGCCGACTCGCCGAACCTGGTGCGCTTCGGCCACGTCTCCACCGTCCAGGTCGCGGGCGACCGCCAGGGCGTCGTCGACGAGGCCGAGCTCGAAGAAGGGCAGCGCTTCCGCAACGCGTACGAGGAGACCAAGTTCCGCGCCGAGGTCATCGTCCGCAAGGCGATGTCCGACCTGCCGATCACGGTGTTTCGGCCGTCGACGATCATCGGCGACTCGCGGACCGGCGAGGTCGACCGCCTCGGCGGCCCGTACTCCCTCGCGCTCCAGCTCGTCACCTCGCCACTGCGGGTGCCGGTCCCGCTCCCGGGCGACGGCTCCTTTCCCCTGAACGTCGTCCCTTCGGACTTCGTCGCCGACGCGATGCTCGAGCTCGCCCGCAAACCAGAGGCCGTGGGCAAGACCTTCCACCTCGTCGACCCCAACCCGATGTCGGCGCGAAAGGTCTACGAGCGGATCGCCGAGATGGCCGGCCGCAAGCCGCTCCGCCTCGGGCTCTCGGCCAAGGCCTCCGCCGCGCTCTTCCGCCTGCCCGTGATCGAGCGGATCGTCGGCGGCGGCCGCACGAACCTCGATCACCTCAACCAGATCGTGATCTTCAACTGCCGCAACACCCTCGAGCTCCTGGATGGCACGGGGATCCGCTGCCCGCCTCTCGATGCCTACCTCGATCGGTTGGTAGGCCGGGTGCGGCAGCAGGTCGCTGCCGAGCGCACCGCTCGCCTCCCGGAAGCGGCCATCGACGATCCGCTGGCCCCCGCCGAGCCCGCGCAGGACAGCCTCGCGAGCGTGTGA
- a CDS encoding lysophospholipid acyltransferase family protein: MRTLGWMIVNAAQVAFLAVVSSILMIVAFVSRILGPDAPLQVAGRLWAPALLWISGSKFEIEGGEAVDWKKPHLFLMNHQSALDIPVAFAAIRSPVRFVAKKVLGRVPVLGWYMLATRMILVDREKGSQAIAAIQIAADRLRRGANILIYPEGTRSKDSRILPFKKGPFVVALQAQVPIVPLVVHGAAQVMPRGTFRVRPSTIRVKIGAPIPTEGLGVKHRDELMFLVREQMLEMHRSIGGEGGEPSEPVRRGPREAAREARHAG, translated from the coding sequence GTGAGAACGCTCGGCTGGATGATCGTCAACGCGGCGCAGGTCGCGTTCCTGGCAGTGGTTTCGTCGATCCTGATGATCGTCGCCTTCGTGTCGCGCATCCTCGGACCGGACGCGCCCCTCCAGGTAGCCGGCCGCCTCTGGGCGCCGGCGCTCCTCTGGATCTCGGGATCGAAGTTCGAGATCGAGGGGGGCGAGGCGGTCGACTGGAAGAAGCCCCACCTCTTCCTGATGAACCACCAGAGCGCCCTCGACATCCCGGTGGCCTTCGCCGCGATCCGCAGCCCTGTCCGCTTCGTGGCGAAGAAGGTCCTGGGCCGGGTCCCCGTGCTCGGGTGGTACATGCTCGCCACCCGGATGATCCTGGTGGATCGGGAGAAGGGCTCGCAGGCCATCGCCGCGATCCAGATCGCTGCCGACAGGCTCCGCCGCGGCGCGAACATCCTCATCTACCCCGAGGGCACCCGCTCGAAGGACAGCCGGATCCTCCCCTTTAAGAAGGGCCCCTTCGTGGTCGCCCTCCAGGCGCAGGTGCCTATCGTGCCGCTGGTGGTCCACGGCGCCGCCCAGGTGATGCCGCGGGGGACCTTCCGGGTCCGGCCGAGCACGATCCGGGTCAAGATCGGGGCGCCGATCCCCACCGAAGGCCTGGGCGTGAAGCATCGCGACGAGCTCATGTTCCTCGTCCGCGAGCAGATGCTCGAGATGCACCGCTCCATCGGCGGGGAGGGCGGCGAACCCTCGGAGCCCGTCCGGCGCGGGCCCCGCGAGGCAGCCCGCGAGGCCCGGCACGCGGGCTGA
- the coaE gene encoding dephospho-CoA kinase (Dephospho-CoA kinase (CoaE) performs the final step in coenzyme A biosynthesis.): MKRIGLTGGIASGKSRVARLLVERGVPVIDADRVARAVVEPGRPALAEIADRWPGVVRDGHLDRKALGAVIFGNPVERRALEAILHPRIRAEVESRFAELEERGVPRAVYEAPLLVETGFDRLLDELIVVSASEEVQLRRLMERDGFDLEGARARLAAQASPAERLAKATFVIENDGDLDALRARLDAVWSEVERKTSGD, from the coding sequence ATGAAGCGGATCGGACTCACGGGCGGCATCGCCTCCGGCAAGAGCCGGGTCGCCAGGCTCCTCGTCGAGCGCGGCGTGCCGGTGATCGACGCCGATCGGGTCGCCCGGGCCGTGGTCGAGCCCGGCCGCCCGGCCCTCGCCGAGATCGCCGACCGCTGGCCCGGCGTCGTCCGGGATGGCCACCTCGATCGCAAGGCGCTCGGCGCGGTGATCTTCGGCAACCCGGTCGAGCGGCGCGCGCTCGAGGCCATCCTCCACCCCCGGATCCGCGCCGAGGTCGAGTCCCGCTTCGCGGAGCTCGAGGAGCGAGGCGTGCCACGAGCCGTCTACGAGGCGCCGCTCCTCGTCGAGACGGGCTTCGACCGCCTCCTCGACGAGCTGATCGTGGTCTCGGCGTCGGAGGAGGTCCAGCTTCGCCGCCTCATGGAGCGCGACGGCTTCGACCTCGAAGGCGCCCGCGCCAGGCTGGCCGCACAGGCATCGCCCGCCGAGCGGCTCGCCAAAGCGACCTTCGTGATCGAGAACGACGGAGACCTCGATGCACTCCGGGCGCGGCTCGACGCGGTCTGGAGCGAGGTGGAGCGAAAGACGTCCGGAGATTGA
- the yihA gene encoding ribosome biogenesis GTP-binding protein YihA/YsxC, translating into MKIVDAEFVKSAVEPETWPPAERPEIAFVGRSNVGKSSMLNRLSGRKALARVSNTPGRTRLLNFFDLTIERGASREILRICDLPGYGFAKVSKTERANWSQMIGAYLEEREALKAVVVIIDVRIGPTDDDLEMLRWLDAEGRRSIVVATKLDKLPKAKRAGRLRQIEVQLQMTARSLLGFSSEEGLGRDELLGRILEAAHAD; encoded by the coding sequence ATGAAAATCGTCGACGCCGAGTTCGTGAAGAGTGCGGTGGAGCCCGAAACCTGGCCACCTGCCGAGCGCCCCGAGATCGCCTTCGTAGGGCGATCGAACGTCGGCAAGTCGTCGATGCTCAATCGCTTGTCCGGGCGAAAGGCCCTCGCCCGCGTCTCGAACACGCCGGGCCGCACGCGGCTGCTCAACTTCTTCGATCTGACGATCGAGAGGGGCGCGAGCCGCGAGATCCTGCGGATTTGCGACCTGCCCGGCTACGGCTTCGCCAAGGTCTCCAAGACCGAGCGGGCCAATTGGTCGCAGATGATCGGGGCGTACCTCGAAGAACGCGAGGCGCTGAAGGCGGTGGTGGTGATCATCGACGTCCGGATCGGTCCCACCGACGACGACCTCGAGATGCTCCGCTGGCTCGACGCCGAGGGGCGCCGCTCGATCGTTGTGGCGACGAAGCTCGACAAGCTTCCAAAGGCGAAGCGCGCGGGTCGGCTGCGCCAGATCGAGGTGCAGCTCCAGATGACGGCGCGCTCGCTGCTTGGGTTCTCGTCCGAGGAGGGCCTGGGACGCGACGAGCTCCTGGGTCGGATCCTCGAGGCCGCTCACGCGGACTGA